Proteins from a single region of Seriola aureovittata isolate HTS-2021-v1 ecotype China chromosome 9, ASM2101889v1, whole genome shotgun sequence:
- the pex10 gene encoding peroxisome biogenesis factor 10 isoform X1 — protein sequence MPLAPANQAQLIRSSQKDEYYQTFLRNNANEAFQTLAGSKRWLDWRKEIELLSDLVYYGLTTFSAYQTLGEEYVSIIQVDPTKHKIPSRARRSFFVLCHALLPYLLDKVLVCLENELERGQESGSGVRRRQAAAGPWSLESWLRRWMQRAVGLLSEPQRRACLPAVFVLQQGLTFLHRLHVALFYISGSFYHVSKRMAGITYLRVMGLNSNDRTIRSSYRLLGALSLLQLVITVCLQLNNFRQRQRARQEWKLYRNLRYSPQRTQSSSPKAARCILCLEERRHSTSTPCGHLFCWECITEWCNTKAECPLCREKFQPHRLVYLRNYS from the exons ATGCCCCTCGCCCCCGCAAACCAAGCCCAGTTGATTCGGTCCAGCCAAAAGGATGAATATTATCAAACCTTCCTGAGAAACAACGCCAACGAAGCCTTTCAAACACTTGCTG gATCCAAAAGATGGCTGGACTGGAGGAAAGAGATAGAGCTGCTCTCAGACCTTGTATACTATGGTTTAACAACGTTCTCAG CTTACCAAACTCTGGGTGAAGAGTACGTCAGCATTATCCAGGTGGATCCCACTAAACATAAGATCCCCTCCCGAGCAAGACGCAGCTTCTTTGTCCTCTGCCACGCCCTCTTGCCCTACCTCCTGGACAAGGTCCTGGTGTGCCTGGAGAATGAGCTGGAACGTGGGCAGGAGAGCGGCAGTGGTGTCAGGCGGCGGCAGGCGGCGGCAGGTCCCTGGAGCCTGGAGTCTTGGCTGAGGAGATGGATGCAGAGGGCGGTGGGACTGTTGTCAGAGCCCCAGAGGAGAGCGTGCCTGCCAGCTGTGTTTGTCCTCCAGCAGGGTCTGACCTTCCTGCACCGACTCCACGTGGCTCTCTTCTACATCAGTGGCTCTTTCTATCACGTGTCCAAGAGGATGGCTGGTATCACCTAT ctgcgtGTGATGGGGCTCAACAGCAATGATAGGACCATCAGGAGCAGCTACAGGCTGCTGGGGGCCCTGTCCCTGCTTCAGCTGGTCATCACTGTGTGTCTCCAGCTCAACAActtcagacagagacaaagagccAGGCAGGAGTGGAAGCTGTACAGGAACCTCAGGTA cagtccTCAGCGCACACAGAGCTCGAGCCCCAAAGCTGCTCGCTGTATCCTCtgtctggaggagaggagacactCTACCTCCACCCCCTGTGGACACCTCTTCTGCTGGGAGTGCATCACAGAGTGGTGCAACACGAAG GCTGAGTGCCCCCTGTGTCGGGAGAAGTTCCAGCCTCACAGACTGGTGTACCTGAGGAACTACAGCTAG
- the pex10 gene encoding peroxisome biogenesis factor 10 isoform X2 — translation MPLAPANQAQLIRSSQKDEYYQTFLRNNANEAFQTLAGSKRWLDWRKEIELLSDLVYYGLTTFSAYQTLGEEYVSIIQVDPTKHKIPSRARRSFFVLCHALLPYLLDKVLVCLENELERGQESGSGVRRRQAAAGPWSLESWLRRWMQRAVGLLSEPQRRACLPAVFVLQQGLTFLHRLHVALFYISGSFYHVSKRMAGITYLRVMGLNSNDRTIRSSYRLLGALSLLQLVITVCLQLNNFRQRQRARQEWKLYRNLSPQRTQSSSPKAARCILCLEERRHSTSTPCGHLFCWECITEWCNTKAECPLCREKFQPHRLVYLRNYS, via the exons ATGCCCCTCGCCCCCGCAAACCAAGCCCAGTTGATTCGGTCCAGCCAAAAGGATGAATATTATCAAACCTTCCTGAGAAACAACGCCAACGAAGCCTTTCAAACACTTGCTG gATCCAAAAGATGGCTGGACTGGAGGAAAGAGATAGAGCTGCTCTCAGACCTTGTATACTATGGTTTAACAACGTTCTCAG CTTACCAAACTCTGGGTGAAGAGTACGTCAGCATTATCCAGGTGGATCCCACTAAACATAAGATCCCCTCCCGAGCAAGACGCAGCTTCTTTGTCCTCTGCCACGCCCTCTTGCCCTACCTCCTGGACAAGGTCCTGGTGTGCCTGGAGAATGAGCTGGAACGTGGGCAGGAGAGCGGCAGTGGTGTCAGGCGGCGGCAGGCGGCGGCAGGTCCCTGGAGCCTGGAGTCTTGGCTGAGGAGATGGATGCAGAGGGCGGTGGGACTGTTGTCAGAGCCCCAGAGGAGAGCGTGCCTGCCAGCTGTGTTTGTCCTCCAGCAGGGTCTGACCTTCCTGCACCGACTCCACGTGGCTCTCTTCTACATCAGTGGCTCTTTCTATCACGTGTCCAAGAGGATGGCTGGTATCACCTAT ctgcgtGTGATGGGGCTCAACAGCAATGATAGGACCATCAGGAGCAGCTACAGGCTGCTGGGGGCCCTGTCCCTGCTTCAGCTGGTCATCACTGTGTGTCTCCAGCTCAACAActtcagacagagacaaagagccAGGCAGGAGTGGAAGCTGTACAGGAACCTCAG tccTCAGCGCACACAGAGCTCGAGCCCCAAAGCTGCTCGCTGTATCCTCtgtctggaggagaggagacactCTACCTCCACCCCCTGTGGACACCTCTTCTGCTGGGAGTGCATCACAGAGTGGTGCAACACGAAG GCTGAGTGCCCCCTGTGTCGGGAGAAGTTCCAGCCTCACAGACTGGTGTACCTGAGGAACTACAGCTAG
- the renbp gene encoding N-acylglucosamine 2-epimerase isoform X1 — MQGTMSVVKLEQSRERIRTELDKVVDFWLKHSHDTVHGGFFTCIGRDGTVYDELKYVWLQGRQVWMYCRLYRTMDRYRRPEILEAAKAGGAFLRRFARVSSSSGQWKCAFCLTRDGKAVKVQRTIFSECFYIMAMDELSRVTGDKDMQLEAEQMMEQLIHWVRVDSSGLGRPQLPGDVATNSMAVPMMLLCLVQQLTEGRGQEVVQKYRELGRWCVQQILQHIQRDGTAILENVSLEGAELPGCQGRLQNPGHALEAGWFLLQYSAEWGDEELQRTAINKFVELPYRCGWDKEHGGLFYFLDVDGHCPTQLEWNMKLWWPHCEALIAFLMAYSQTKKPELLDRFSEVYEYTFSHFSDAKSSEWFGYLTQEGKVALDFKGGPFKGFFHVPRCLYMCERILDDVLANKD, encoded by the exons ATGCAAG GAACCATGTCTGTGGTGAAGCTGGAGCAGAGCCGAGAGCGGATTCGCACAGAGCTGGACAAGGTTGTAGACTTCTGGCTCAAACACTCCCATGACACCGTACACGG agGATTCTTCACTTGTATTGGGAGAGATGGGACGGTTTATGATGAGCTGAAGTACGTCTGGCTGCAGGGTCGACAG GTATGGATGTACTGCCGCCTGTACCGAACCATGGATCGCTACCGCAGGCCTGAAATCCTTGAAGCAGCAAAAGCTG GAGGAGCGTTCCTCAGAAGGTTTGCTCGTGTGTCCAGCAGCAGCGGTCAGTGGAAATGTGCCTTCTGCTTAACAAGAGATGGGAAAGCAGTCAAAGTTCAGAGGACGATATTCAGTGAGTGTTTCTACATCATGGCCATGGATGAACTGAGCAGAGTCACTGGTGACAAGGACATGCAG ctgGAGGCTGAGCAGATGATGGAGCAGTTGATCCACTGGGTTCGAGTGGACTCGTCAGGCCTGGGCCGGCCCCAGCTTCCTGGAGACGTTGCCACGAACAGCATGGCAGTTCCCATGATGCTGTTGTGTCTGGTGCAACAGCTCACTGAAGGCCGGGGTCAGGAGGTGGTTCAGAAGTACAGAGAGCTGGGCAGATGGTGTGTTCAGCAGATTCTCCAGCACATCCAG AGAGACGGCACAGCTATTTTAGAGAACGTGTCACTGGAAGGAGCGGAGCTGCCGGGTTGCCAGGGCCGACTGCAGAACCCAG GACATGCCCTGGAAGCAGGCTGGTTCCTGCTTCAGTACAGTGCAGAGTGGGGGGacgaggagctgcagaggactGCCATTAACAAGTTTGTGGAGCTGCCTTATCGGTGCGGCTGGGATAAAGAGCATGGTGGGCTCTTCTACTTCCTGGATGTGGATGGTCACTGCCCCACACAG TTGGAGTGGAATATGAAGCTGTGGTGGCCTCACTGTGAGGCTCTCATCGCCTTCCTGATGGCCTACAGTCAAACCAAGAAGCCAGAGCTGCTGGACAGATTCTCTGAGGTGTATGAATACACCTTTAGCCAT TTTTCTGATGCTAAGAGCAGTGAGTGGTTTGGCTATTTGACACAAGAAGGGAAAGTAGCACTGGATTTTAAAGGAGGCCCCTTTAAAG GGTTCTTCCATGTGCCTCGCTGCCTGTACATGTGTGAGCGTATTCTGGATGATGTGCTGGCAAACAAGGACTGA
- the renbp gene encoding N-acylglucosamine 2-epimerase isoform X2, with protein sequence MSVVKLEQSRERIRTELDKVVDFWLKHSHDTVHGGFFTCIGRDGTVYDELKYVWLQGRQVWMYCRLYRTMDRYRRPEILEAAKAGGAFLRRFARVSSSSGQWKCAFCLTRDGKAVKVQRTIFSECFYIMAMDELSRVTGDKDMQLEAEQMMEQLIHWVRVDSSGLGRPQLPGDVATNSMAVPMMLLCLVQQLTEGRGQEVVQKYRELGRWCVQQILQHIQRDGTAILENVSLEGAELPGCQGRLQNPGHALEAGWFLLQYSAEWGDEELQRTAINKFVELPYRCGWDKEHGGLFYFLDVDGHCPTQLEWNMKLWWPHCEALIAFLMAYSQTKKPELLDRFSEVYEYTFSHFSDAKSSEWFGYLTQEGKVALDFKGGPFKGFFHVPRCLYMCERILDDVLANKD encoded by the exons ATGTCTGTGGTGAAGCTGGAGCAGAGCCGAGAGCGGATTCGCACAGAGCTGGACAAGGTTGTAGACTTCTGGCTCAAACACTCCCATGACACCGTACACGG agGATTCTTCACTTGTATTGGGAGAGATGGGACGGTTTATGATGAGCTGAAGTACGTCTGGCTGCAGGGTCGACAG GTATGGATGTACTGCCGCCTGTACCGAACCATGGATCGCTACCGCAGGCCTGAAATCCTTGAAGCAGCAAAAGCTG GAGGAGCGTTCCTCAGAAGGTTTGCTCGTGTGTCCAGCAGCAGCGGTCAGTGGAAATGTGCCTTCTGCTTAACAAGAGATGGGAAAGCAGTCAAAGTTCAGAGGACGATATTCAGTGAGTGTTTCTACATCATGGCCATGGATGAACTGAGCAGAGTCACTGGTGACAAGGACATGCAG ctgGAGGCTGAGCAGATGATGGAGCAGTTGATCCACTGGGTTCGAGTGGACTCGTCAGGCCTGGGCCGGCCCCAGCTTCCTGGAGACGTTGCCACGAACAGCATGGCAGTTCCCATGATGCTGTTGTGTCTGGTGCAACAGCTCACTGAAGGCCGGGGTCAGGAGGTGGTTCAGAAGTACAGAGAGCTGGGCAGATGGTGTGTTCAGCAGATTCTCCAGCACATCCAG AGAGACGGCACAGCTATTTTAGAGAACGTGTCACTGGAAGGAGCGGAGCTGCCGGGTTGCCAGGGCCGACTGCAGAACCCAG GACATGCCCTGGAAGCAGGCTGGTTCCTGCTTCAGTACAGTGCAGAGTGGGGGGacgaggagctgcagaggactGCCATTAACAAGTTTGTGGAGCTGCCTTATCGGTGCGGCTGGGATAAAGAGCATGGTGGGCTCTTCTACTTCCTGGATGTGGATGGTCACTGCCCCACACAG TTGGAGTGGAATATGAAGCTGTGGTGGCCTCACTGTGAGGCTCTCATCGCCTTCCTGATGGCCTACAGTCAAACCAAGAAGCCAGAGCTGCTGGACAGATTCTCTGAGGTGTATGAATACACCTTTAGCCAT TTTTCTGATGCTAAGAGCAGTGAGTGGTTTGGCTATTTGACACAAGAAGGGAAAGTAGCACTGGATTTTAAAGGAGGCCCCTTTAAAG GGTTCTTCCATGTGCCTCGCTGCCTGTACATGTGTGAGCGTATTCTGGATGATGTGCTGGCAAACAAGGACTGA
- the lrif1 gene encoding ligand-dependent nuclear receptor-interacting factor 1: protein MDPVHSGTGVFYQAMPAVGADGKNIMKLIPVQMVNGHFVQTEINKPRLAPTAQKAVTLNFSSAPVQMVKKADLNPSATQQIVKKQVSFVNVLPKPAGFDLANSLNKHPPQQKQNVKAKLPLIAPATNCGKLVTLPCQLPVTMKSPALPSGQYFQIRPNAQVPTVQASDLSELIKKQIFTSSASSSPGPGLPSVVFMSPVTTVNQGVTNEGVMNQGVTPPCDSALPSLNLLSKTLCGLPAKSKTLLKLVPKVSQRPNSPIKWVIEEEHSSAAPNINLHDPSSVASEILRTVAERENTSKHSDNIRKSTQSNQGKSGQGERNTVVVCNGRVIYVAKKGSRPFKMQKRNSPQASTETYESNKTSVPSTQESLQSDAAQTWQDLRIIIPDESDEVIDLCGDDDAQDDSPAQAASVNVSAVSLQDDDNVIFVSYIPPKSKAGSTQGLRLKTPTALARRATDKTGTSSLDSVTEAKRLDGGSDGRGVCGSVVMNRHDNEGSNTMSQRSTSTQQVQRMEVHEETESPVDPSTSNSSSGTRPQEQDTHKMESRPGPAPCRTPSPAAKPCQMEDHQLRQIFGITSEVKICLQKIDEDTAMSSELFLQELHSSCKKQQTDTYSCLINVKSALSKLETKPPSALTNKCHLDKSSLKGASCDDENAPVIGYVEPIDEDFPSADGNVIHGSQNPAAQLQTQTCEDLNTNTRRIGRARKRTMCPCCVPGSLEPAVKSSARLDEPEKLAWMTESMSKKGGRTKAPRKDGKTSGINCLTAKNEVPSSDSLTTSLDFNELKRHKQIKRLKQHLEKEVPLELMSDS from the exons ATGGATCCAGTTCACAG tgggACCGGTGTTTTCTACCAGGCGATGCCTGCTGTTGGAGCCGATGGAAAGAACATCATGAAACTGATTCCTGTACAAATGGTCAATGGACATTTtgtccaaactgaaataaacaaacccAGATTGGCCCCTACAGCTCAGAAAGCTGTGACCTTAAATTTTTCCTCAGCTCCTGTTCAGATGGTAAAAAAGGCAGATTTGAATCCTTCTGCCACCCAGCAGATTGTCAAAAAGCAGGTTTCCTTTGTGAATGTGTTGCCTAAACCAGCAGGATTTGATCTTGCTAATTCACTAAACAAGCATCCACCCCAgcaaaagcaaaatgtaaagGCCAAATTACCTCTGATTGCACCTGCAACAAACTGTGGGAAGTTAGTAACACTTCCATGTCAGCTTCCAGTGACCATGAAATCTCCAGCACTCCCCAGTGGACAGTACTTCCAGATCCGCCCAAATGCACAAGTCCCAACGGTCCAAGCATCTGACCTTTCTGAGCTTATCAAGAAACAGATCTTTACTTCATCAGCCAGCTCCTCTCCAGGTCCAGGACTACCAAGTGTGGTTTTCATGTCACCTGTCACAACTGTGAATCAAGGTGTTACAAATGAAGGCGTAATGAATCAAGGCGTTACCCCACCATGTGATTCTGCACTTCCCTCACTCAACTTGCTTTCTAAGACTTTATGTGGGCTCCCAGCTAAATCGAAAACACTGTTAAAATTGGTTCCAAAGGTTTCACAAAGGCCCAACAGCCCTATAAAGTGGGTGATTGAAGAAGAGCACAGCTCAGCGGCTCCTAATATAAATCTTCATGATCCATCTTCTGTCGCTTCAGAGATTCTTCGAActgtggcagagagagaaaacacaagcaagCACTCTGACAACATTAGAAAAAGCACTCAGTCCAATCAGGGCAAAAGTGGACAAGGAGAGCGCAACACCGTGGTCGTGTGCAACGGGAGGGTCATTTATGTGGCCAAAAAAGGCAGCCGaccatttaaaatgcaaaaaaggaaCTCCCCCCAAGCATCAACAGAAACTTATGAATCCAACAAAACCTCTGTACCTTCAACCCAAGAGTCTTTGCAGTCAGATGCAGCTCAAACATGGCAGGACCTCAGAATTATTATCCCAGACGAGTCAGATGAAGTGATAGATCTTTGTGGCGACGATGATGCTCAGGATGACTCACCTGCACAAGCAGCATCAGTTAATGTGTcagctgtctctctgcaggacGATGACAATGTCATATTTGTGTCATATATTCCACCCAAATCTAAGGCTGGGTCAACACAAGGTTTGAGACTAAAAACACCAACAGCACTTGCAAGACGTGCAACAGACAAGACGGGAACAAGCAGCTTGGACAGTGTGACAGAAGCAAAGAGGCTAGATGGTGGAAGTGATGGCAGGGGTGTTTGTGGTTCAGTAGTGATGAACAGACATGATAATGAGGGCTCAAACACGATGAGCCAGCGAAGCACCTCCACCCAACAGGTGCAGAGAATGGAAGTTcatgaagaaacagaaagtcCAGTAGATCCCAGCACCTCTAACAGCAGCAGTGGAACACGCCCTCAGGAACAGGACACCCACAAAatggag AGCCGTCCAGGCCCTGCACCATGCAGGACACCTTCGCCGGCAGCAAAACCATGTCAGATGGAGGACCATCAGCTGAGGCAGATATTTGGTATCACATCTGAGGTGAAAATCTGCCTGCAGAAGATTGATGAAGACACAGCCATGAGCTCAGAACTTTTTTTGCAGGAGCTTCATAGTtcctgtaaaaaacaacaaacagacacctACAGTTGTCTCATCAATGTTAAGAGTGCTCTTTCCAAACTTGAGACAAAGCCTCCCTCTGCTTTGACGAATAAGTGCCATTTAGATAAAAGTTCACTCAAGGGAGCATcatgtgatgatgaaaatgCACCAGTGATTGGATACGTGGAACCAATAGATGAGGATTTCCCCAGCGCAGATGGCAACGTCATCCACGGGTCACAAAACCCAGCAGCACAGCTACAGACTCAGACTTGTGAGGATCTGAACACAAACACGAGGAGAATAGGAAGGGCAAGGAAACGCACCATGTGTCCATGTTGCGTCCCTGGTTCTCTGGAGCCTGCAGTAAAATCCAGCGCAAGGTTAGACGAGCCTGAGAAGTTGGCGTGGATGACGGAGAGCATGAGTAAAAAAGGGGGGCGAACAAAGGCTCCaagaaaagatggaaaaacatcTGGAATCAACTGTCTAACGGCCAAGAACGAGGTTCCATCCAGTGACAGTTTGACCACATCACTGGATTTTAATGAactaaaaagacacaaacagatcAAAAGACTCAAACAGCATCTAGAGAAAGAGGTGCCTTTAGAGCTGATGAGTGACAGCTGA